One segment of Peromyscus leucopus breed LL Stock chromosome 5, UCI_PerLeu_2.1, whole genome shotgun sequence DNA contains the following:
- the Cxcl14 gene encoding C-X-C motif chemokine 14, translating into MRLLAAALLLLLLALCASRVDGSKCKCSRKGPKIRYSDVKKLEMKPKYPHCEEKMVIITTKSMSRYRGQEHCLHPKLQSTKRFIKWYNAWNEKRRVYEE; encoded by the exons ATGAGGCTCCTGGCGGCCgcgctgctcctgctgctcctggcGCTGTGCGCCTCGCGCGTGGACG GGTCCAAGTGTAAGTGTTCCCGGAAGGGGCCCAAGATCCGCTACAGCGACGTGAAGAAGCTGGAAATGAAGCCAAAGTACCCACACTGCGAGGAGAAGATGGTTAT CATCACCACCAAGAGCATGTCCCGGTACCGGGGCCAGGAGCACTGTCTGCACCCTAAGCTGCAGAGCACCAAACGCTTCATCAAATGGTACAACGCCTGGAATGAGAAGCGCAG